A genomic window from Glaciihabitans sp. INWT7 includes:
- a CDS encoding NADP-dependent succinic semialdehyde dehydrogenase, which produces MAIATVNPTTGLTERSFTAHTPEEVETRLVTASRAFETLHATTFAQRAEWMIATAELLESEVEMIARILTIEMGKTLASARAEALKCAKNMRFYAANAEGFLADEVLDDPSSVGASSARAIYQPLGIVLAVMPWNYPLWQVIRFAAPALMAGNIGLLKHASNVPQTALYLDTLFTRGGFPEGAFSTLLIGSAEVKTVIEDRRVVAVTLTGSEPAGRSVASIAGGSIKKAVLELGGSDPFIVMPSADVPAAVALAVTSRTGNNGQSCIAAKRFIVHSDVYDEFRELFVSRMAALRVGDPMDPDTEVGPVSTEGGRRDLAALVDDALGKGATALVGGAMPPGPGWFYPPTIIEGITREMRLYLEETFGPVASLYRVADAAEALAIANGTDFGLSSNVWTTDEGERAYFTRELQAGAVFVNDMTISYPELPFGGIKVSGYGRELAAAGIREFCNLKTIWEG; this is translated from the coding sequence ATGGCGATCGCCACTGTCAACCCCACCACCGGACTCACCGAGCGCAGCTTCACGGCCCACACGCCGGAGGAGGTCGAGACTCGGCTCGTGACGGCAAGTCGTGCGTTCGAGACGTTGCACGCGACCACCTTCGCCCAGCGGGCGGAGTGGATGATCGCCACCGCGGAGTTGCTCGAGTCCGAGGTGGAGATGATCGCCCGCATCCTCACCATCGAGATGGGCAAGACCCTGGCCTCCGCGCGGGCTGAGGCGCTCAAATGCGCAAAAAACATGCGCTTCTACGCCGCGAATGCCGAAGGCTTTCTCGCCGACGAGGTGCTTGACGATCCCTCTTCTGTCGGCGCGAGCTCCGCACGAGCCATCTACCAGCCGCTCGGGATCGTGCTCGCCGTCATGCCCTGGAACTACCCACTCTGGCAGGTCATCCGCTTCGCAGCGCCGGCCCTGATGGCGGGGAACATCGGCTTGCTGAAGCACGCGTCGAACGTTCCGCAGACTGCCCTGTACCTCGACACCCTGTTCACCCGCGGCGGATTCCCGGAGGGTGCGTTCTCCACGCTGCTGATCGGCTCCGCAGAGGTCAAAACGGTCATCGAAGACCGACGGGTGGTGGCAGTGACGCTGACCGGCTCGGAGCCCGCGGGTCGATCAGTCGCCTCCATCGCGGGCGGCAGCATCAAGAAAGCGGTTCTGGAGCTCGGCGGGTCTGATCCATTCATCGTCATGCCGAGCGCGGATGTTCCCGCGGCAGTGGCGCTCGCCGTCACCTCGCGCACCGGCAATAACGGTCAGTCCTGCATCGCCGCCAAGCGATTCATCGTGCACTCGGACGTGTACGACGAGTTCCGCGAGCTGTTTGTCTCCCGGATGGCAGCACTGCGCGTCGGCGATCCAATGGACCCCGACACCGAGGTCGGCCCGGTCTCCACCGAGGGAGGGCGCCGGGATCTGGCCGCGCTCGTTGACGACGCGCTCGGCAAAGGGGCAACCGCCCTCGTCGGAGGCGCGATGCCCCCTGGACCGGGATGGTTCTACCCGCCCACCATCATCGAGGGCATCACTCGGGAGATGCGCCTGTATCTCGAGGAGACCTTCGGCCCGGTCGCAAGCCTCTACCGGGTGGCGGATGCGGCGGAGGCCCTCGCCATCGCCAACGGCACCGACTTCGGCCTCAGCTCGAACGTGTGGACCACGGATGAGGGCGAGCGCGCCTACTTCACGCGCGAACTCCAGGCGGGAGCGGTGTTCGTCAACGACATGACGATCTCCTACCCCGAAT
- a CDS encoding helix-turn-helix domain-containing protein, which translates to MESLGSRLKDIRLKAGLTLRELARQAEVSPSFVSQIENGKSQPSVATLYVFSQLLDVSVDELFEARDPHPQPARFVGQEEGWEPGGPKNPTSAWPPTAYSNRVSVVHPTHRPHLNMAEGVVWERLAATPEHAANFMKITYAPGATSTAGGDLVSHVGWEYGYVLEGELEVTIGEEVFHLHSGESLGFDSAIPHVLRNPGETEFVGLWFVHGTS; encoded by the coding sequence ATGGAGAGTTTGGGTTCGCGCCTGAAGGACATCAGGCTCAAGGCGGGGCTCACCCTGCGCGAATTGGCCCGACAGGCCGAAGTGTCGCCGTCGTTCGTCTCGCAGATCGAGAATGGCAAGTCGCAACCCTCAGTGGCCACCCTCTACGTCTTCTCGCAGTTGCTCGACGTGTCGGTCGACGAGCTCTTCGAGGCGCGAGATCCCCATCCTCAGCCCGCCCGGTTCGTCGGACAGGAGGAAGGGTGGGAGCCCGGGGGACCGAAGAATCCCACCAGCGCGTGGCCACCGACCGCGTACTCCAACCGGGTTTCCGTGGTGCACCCGACCCATCGGCCGCATCTCAACATGGCTGAGGGAGTGGTCTGGGAGAGGCTGGCGGCGACCCCTGAACACGCCGCCAACTTCATGAAGATCACCTACGCGCCGGGGGCGACCTCGACCGCTGGCGGCGACCTCGTGAGCCATGTCGGGTGGGAGTACGGCTACGTGCTCGAGGGCGAGCTCGAGGTCACGATCGGAGAAGAGGTCTTCCACCTGCATTCGGGCGAATCACTCGGATTCGATTCGGCCATCCCCCATGTGCTCCGCAACCCGGGCGAGACGGAGTTCGTGGGCCTGTGGTTCGTGCACGGCACGTCCTGA
- a CDS encoding cupin domain-containing protein translates to MASDLALRLKAARTDRGLSLRGVAAEIGVSAALISQIELGHTQPSVSTLYALVNFFGISLDQVMGLPLTVSRVPGAATDTGAPGRAEADALASGARLEHRASGARPILEIGNGVRWELVASAPLSLAEAVLVTYEPGASSSSDGSLMTHPGSENAYLVAGELDLELEDSTVKLRAGDSFSFDPARPHRFHNSGVEPASGIWLKVSGEV, encoded by the coding sequence ATGGCTTCCGATCTCGCCCTGCGCCTCAAGGCAGCCCGTACCGACCGCGGGTTGAGCCTGCGTGGAGTCGCCGCCGAGATCGGCGTCTCGGCTGCCCTCATCTCCCAGATCGAGCTCGGCCACACGCAACCCTCGGTGAGCACGTTGTACGCCCTGGTGAACTTCTTCGGAATCTCCCTCGACCAGGTGATGGGTCTCCCCCTCACCGTGAGTCGCGTCCCCGGAGCGGCTACCGATACGGGAGCACCCGGCAGAGCGGAGGCGGACGCGCTCGCCTCCGGTGCACGACTCGAGCACCGGGCATCCGGCGCGCGGCCGATCCTCGAGATCGGAAATGGTGTGCGCTGGGAACTGGTCGCTTCAGCCCCGCTCAGCCTCGCAGAAGCAGTGCTCGTGACGTACGAGCCGGGCGCATCGAGCTCGTCCGACGGATCGTTGATGACTCACCCGGGCAGCGAGAACGCCTACCTCGTCGCCGGCGAACTCGATCTCGAGCTGGAAGACTCCACGGTCAAGCTCCGCGCCGGCGACTCGTTCAGCTTCGATCCCGCGCGACCGCATCGCTTCCACAACTCCGGCGTTGAGCCCGCCAGCGGCATCTGGCTGAAGGTGAGCGGCGAGGTCTGA
- the eboE gene encoding metabolite traffic protein EboE: protein MDLGNGLGHLTYSTLVHAGDTWDEMKNSLHSFVPAVKERVAPDQRFGVSLRISAASARTLTEQPAERAELTQFLDDHDLYVYTVNAFPYGPFKGDLVMERVYEPDWATDDRVAYTNSVADILAEIAPTDISPSIQTAPLAFAPNVVDDDYITHFTTNLLRVVAHLSELEASSGRRVKLALEPEPACFLETTAETVEYFTTRIYSTAGISELARLTGLPMSEAEGAMRRYLGVVFDIGHQAVGFEDIPASLRSLVEAGIPIFKLQEAAALWVKDLTLDIVPQLRVFTDTIYLSQTTMRRGGEVTKFLTLGEALDAFEADPRPTEIRTHFHVPVFLEELGPFVTTRFAVQEALAMHRETPLSDHLEIETYTWDVLPADLKTGDITDYVTRELEFVRGELLDPRP, encoded by the coding sequence ATGGATCTCGGCAACGGCCTCGGCCACCTCACCTACTCGACCCTGGTTCACGCGGGGGACACCTGGGATGAGATGAAAAACAGCCTCCACTCTTTCGTGCCCGCCGTGAAGGAGCGAGTCGCGCCCGACCAGCGTTTCGGTGTCTCGCTCCGCATCTCGGCGGCATCCGCCCGTACTCTCACCGAGCAACCGGCCGAGCGTGCAGAACTCACGCAGTTTCTCGACGACCACGACCTCTACGTCTACACGGTCAACGCGTTCCCGTACGGTCCGTTCAAGGGCGACCTCGTGATGGAGCGGGTCTACGAGCCCGATTGGGCCACGGATGACCGGGTCGCCTACACGAACTCGGTCGCCGACATCCTCGCGGAGATCGCGCCGACGGATATCAGCCCCAGCATCCAGACTGCCCCGCTCGCCTTCGCGCCGAACGTGGTCGACGACGACTACATCACCCACTTCACCACCAATCTGCTGCGGGTCGTCGCTCACCTCTCCGAGCTGGAGGCGAGCTCGGGCCGCCGGGTGAAGCTCGCGTTGGAACCCGAACCCGCCTGCTTCCTCGAGACCACCGCGGAAACCGTGGAGTACTTCACCACCCGGATCTACTCGACGGCCGGCATCTCCGAGCTCGCCCGGCTCACCGGACTGCCGATGTCAGAGGCGGAGGGAGCCATGCGCCGCTATCTCGGTGTCGTCTTCGACATCGGGCACCAGGCGGTCGGCTTCGAGGACATCCCGGCGTCGCTGCGCAGTCTCGTCGAGGCGGGCATCCCGATCTTCAAACTGCAGGAGGCGGCGGCGCTCTGGGTGAAGGACCTGACTCTCGACATCGTTCCCCAGTTGCGCGTCTTCACCGACACGATCTATCTGAGCCAGACCACGATGCGCCGCGGGGGAGAGGTGACGAAGTTCCTCACGCTGGGTGAAGCGCTCGATGCATTCGAGGCCGATCCCCGCCCCACCGAGATCCGCACTCACTTTCACGTGCCCGTGTTCCTCGAGGAACTCGGCCCGTTCGTCACGACCAGGTTCGCCGTGCAGGAGGCTCTGGCGATGCACCGCGAGACGCCGCTCTCCGATCACCTCGAGATCGAGACCTACACCTGGGACGTGCTTCCCGCCGATCTCAAGACCGGAGACATCACCGACTACGTCACGCGCGAGCTCGAGTTCGTGCGCGGCGAACTGCTGGACCCGCGTCCGTGA
- a CDS encoding 2,3-butanediol dehydrogenase, whose translation MRAAVFHAAGDIRVEDVDRPAGPAAGQVLVAPLWCGICGTDLHEYAQGPIVIPTTPHPLTAACGAQILGHEFSATVIETGAGVTNVVAGQRVSIMPLLSCGECYFCRRGLNHLCRVMAAVGLSYQSGGIAELAIVPAANVFALPDGVSDLQGAVVEPGAVAAYGVDTAGVRPGDTVLITGAGPIGALASLYAASLGAKVFVSEMNPVRAALVRGFDIGTVLDPGAIDVPAYLRDATDGIGVDAVIECSGNERALQAAIASVRSAGRISQTGLHTKPASIDPMVLSEHDITLSGTWCFPVTDWPRIIDLIERGRYPVEKIVTAQIAMADVVERGFETLLSPVGDQVKVLVSAASL comes from the coding sequence GTGAGGGCCGCGGTCTTCCATGCCGCCGGCGACATCCGTGTCGAGGATGTCGACCGCCCCGCCGGTCCGGCCGCCGGCCAGGTGCTCGTCGCACCCCTGTGGTGCGGCATCTGCGGCACCGACCTGCACGAGTATGCGCAGGGCCCGATCGTGATCCCGACCACGCCGCATCCTCTCACTGCGGCGTGCGGAGCCCAGATCCTCGGTCACGAGTTCTCGGCCACGGTGATCGAGACCGGTGCGGGGGTCACCAACGTCGTCGCCGGCCAGCGGGTGTCGATCATGCCGCTGCTCTCCTGCGGGGAGTGCTATTTCTGCCGTCGCGGTCTCAACCACCTCTGCCGCGTCATGGCGGCGGTCGGACTCAGCTACCAGTCCGGCGGCATCGCCGAACTGGCCATCGTGCCCGCTGCCAACGTCTTCGCGCTGCCCGACGGCGTCTCCGATCTGCAGGGCGCGGTTGTGGAGCCGGGAGCGGTGGCGGCCTACGGCGTCGACACGGCGGGCGTCCGTCCGGGCGACACGGTGCTCATCACCGGTGCCGGGCCGATCGGCGCCCTCGCGTCGCTGTACGCGGCATCCCTCGGGGCGAAGGTCTTCGTGTCGGAGATGAACCCGGTGCGCGCGGCTCTCGTGCGCGGCTTCGACATCGGCACGGTTCTCGACCCCGGCGCGATCGACGTGCCGGCCTACCTGCGTGATGCGACCGACGGCATCGGGGTGGATGCCGTGATCGAGTGCTCGGGAAACGAACGCGCGCTCCAGGCGGCCATCGCCTCGGTGCGGTCCGCCGGCCGCATCTCGCAGACGGGACTGCACACCAAGCCGGCGTCGATCGACCCGATGGTGCTCTCGGAGCACGACATCACACTCTCGGGCACCTGGTGCTTTCCGGTGACCGACTGGCCGCGCATCATCGACCTGATCGAGCGTGGCCGCTACCCGGTGGAGAAGATCGTCACCGCGCAGATCGCCATGGCAGACGTCGTCGAGCGCGGCTTCGAGACCCTGCTCTCACCCGTCGGCGACCAGGTGAAGGTGCTCGTGAGCGCCGCATCCCTCTAA
- a CDS encoding ketopantoate reductase family protein, with the protein MTDQKIAVLGTGANGASIGADLTRAGLDVTLIEQWPAHVEAMRRHGIRVQLPEETITTPVTVINLCEVATLREKFDVVLVLMKAYDTTWATELIKPYVASDGLVVGVQNGMTVDDIARVVGVERTLGAVIEISSNMFEPGIVERQSPHARSWFAVGGIDPSTRGREHEAADLLRHSGTVEVTDDIRSSKWMKLVVNAAELVPSAILGLPLAEAVRVPGMREYMIEAGQEAVRTTLAIGNRVVPIFGMSADDVTSPEQFTEVLLDAVLNDYTLPSTRTTVLQDWMKGRRSEVDQINGLVVDEQRRMGGRAPANQIAVELAHRIESGELEASPANAALLTGH; encoded by the coding sequence ATGACCGACCAGAAGATCGCCGTGCTCGGCACCGGAGCCAATGGAGCGTCCATCGGCGCGGACCTCACGCGCGCCGGCCTCGACGTGACCCTCATCGAGCAGTGGCCTGCCCACGTCGAGGCGATGCGCAGGCACGGCATCCGGGTGCAGCTGCCGGAAGAGACCATCACGACCCCGGTGACCGTCATCAACCTGTGTGAGGTCGCGACTCTTCGCGAGAAGTTCGACGTGGTGCTTGTGCTCATGAAGGCCTATGACACCACCTGGGCAACCGAGCTGATCAAGCCATATGTCGCCTCGGACGGGCTCGTCGTGGGTGTACAGAACGGCATGACCGTCGACGACATCGCGCGCGTGGTGGGCGTCGAACGCACGCTCGGCGCCGTGATCGAGATCTCGTCGAACATGTTCGAACCCGGCATCGTCGAGCGGCAGAGTCCGCACGCGCGCTCCTGGTTCGCGGTCGGCGGCATCGACCCGTCCACGCGCGGCCGGGAACACGAGGCCGCCGACCTGCTTCGCCACTCCGGCACGGTCGAGGTCACCGACGACATCCGTTCGTCCAAGTGGATGAAGCTCGTCGTCAACGCCGCGGAGCTCGTGCCCTCGGCGATCCTCGGTCTGCCGCTCGCCGAGGCGGTGCGGGTGCCGGGAATGCGGGAGTACATGATCGAGGCCGGGCAGGAGGCAGTGCGCACGACCCTCGCCATCGGTAACCGCGTCGTGCCGATCTTCGGCATGTCCGCCGACGACGTGACGAGCCCGGAACAGTTCACGGAGGTGCTCCTGGATGCCGTGCTCAACGACTACACGCTGCCGTCGACCCGGACCACGGTGCTGCAGGACTGGATGAAGGGACGTCGAAGCGAGGTCGACCAGATCAACGGACTGGTCGTCGACGAGCAGCGCAGGATGGGTGGCCGGGCCCCGGCCAACCAGATCGCCGTGGAGCTTGCGCACCGCATCGAGAGTGGCGAGCTGGAGGCCAGTCCGGCGAACGCGGCATTGCTCACCGGCCACTAA
- a CDS encoding GntR family transcriptional regulator has translation MIPTASRDGSAGNRIAARVRDAILSGEYAPGARIRQEDIAEEFGASRIPVREALRILEADGLVTLIANTGAWVAHLSLAECEEVYQIRERIEPLLLRYSLPHLSTETLDRLQQLADEMQAGSDVETFLHLDREFHLLSYTGATTSILGDTVHRLWNSTQHYRRAFTLLIGPDGNRAVHYEHQLLVGAIRRGDSTDAERVLAGHIRRTRLELGRHPELFAQG, from the coding sequence ATGATCCCCACCGCCAGCCGCGACGGCTCCGCCGGCAACCGCATCGCGGCGCGGGTGCGGGACGCCATCCTGAGCGGCGAGTACGCGCCGGGTGCGCGCATCCGGCAGGAGGACATTGCCGAGGAGTTCGGCGCGAGCCGCATCCCGGTGCGGGAAGCGCTCCGCATTCTCGAGGCGGACGGCCTTGTCACTCTCATCGCGAACACCGGTGCGTGGGTCGCCCACCTGAGCCTCGCCGAATGCGAGGAGGTCTACCAGATCAGGGAGCGCATCGAGCCGCTGCTGCTGCGGTACAGCCTGCCGCATCTCTCGACCGAGACTCTCGACCGCCTGCAGCAGCTCGCCGACGAGATGCAGGCCGGATCGGATGTCGAGACCTTCCTTCATCTCGACCGGGAGTTCCACCTGCTCTCCTACACCGGCGCAACCACCTCGATCCTCGGCGACACGGTGCACCGGCTCTGGAACTCGACCCAGCACTATCGCCGGGCGTTCACCCTGCTGATCGGACCCGACGGCAACCGGGCGGTGCACTATGAACACCAGTTGCTGGTCGGCGCGATCCGGCGTGGCGACAGCACGGATGCCGAGCGCGTTCTCGCCGGGCACATCCGTCGCACGCGCCTCGAGCTCGGCCGGCACCCGGAGCTCTTCGCACAGGGTTAG
- a CDS encoding VOC family protein — MGIGIPGLRGTEHIGFTVPDLDEAERFFVDIIGCQLIYSLGPFAHEHDDWMLDHLGVHPRTVMRELRFFRCGHGPNFEIFQYDSADGAAPEPRNSDIGGHHLAFYVDDFDLALDHLRSNGVEIMAEPTQSSSWSTGQRWVYFRSPWGMQFELVSYPDGKAYERDAAVKLWHPAHPSE; from the coding sequence ATGGGCATAGGTATCCCGGGCTTGAGAGGCACCGAGCACATCGGATTCACTGTGCCGGATCTCGACGAGGCCGAACGCTTCTTCGTCGACATCATCGGCTGCCAGCTCATCTACTCGCTCGGACCCTTCGCGCATGAGCACGACGACTGGATGCTCGACCACCTCGGCGTGCACCCGCGCACCGTGATGCGCGAACTGCGCTTCTTCCGCTGCGGCCACGGCCCGAATTTCGAGATCTTCCAATACGACTCCGCGGATGGCGCAGCCCCCGAACCCCGCAACAGCGACATCGGCGGCCACCACCTGGCGTTCTATGTCGACGACTTCGACCTGGCTCTCGACCACCTGCGCTCCAACGGAGTCGAGATCATGGCCGAACCGACGCAATCATCGAGCTGGAGCACCGGCCAGCGCTGGGTCTATTTCCGCAGCCCCTGGGGAATGCAGTTCGAACTCGTGAGCTACCCGGACGGGAAGGCCTATGAGCGGGATGCCGCGGTTAAACTGTGGCATCCGGCGCACCCGTCCGAATAG
- a CDS encoding thiamine pyrophosphate-dependent enzyme, whose translation MAKQRRLDPQAPWVQLTTSAQDWKNADPALLATMLGQLHLIRAFEETVLELAGEGLVHGPAHSSIGQEGGAVGSIVGLGSADAINGSHRGHHQFLAKAVNHVSGGTLDLAALVTEDIQTVLQRTLAEILGLAQGYCRGRGGSMHLQWFEAGALGTNAIVGGGVPLAAGNAWAQKHAGTADVTVSYFGDGATNIGSVLETMNLASAWKLPISFFIENNLYAVSTTVEEATGEPRLSARALGFGIPSWRVDGMDPLAVHLAMKAAEEIMRSGGGPTVIEAEVYRFFHQNGPYPGSAFGYRTKEEEAAWRARDPLDRVAREMIALAQIDERGVASVREQAQSAMRDAVGQLLEADPETAGKRRIRPELWPDVDFVNVGVRGDASELAGLRTLEPSTATAATEKTKFVDAVASVMDRRMAEDERIIVLGEDVHRLNGGTNGATKGLAKKFADRVLGTPISENAFAGLGGGMALDGRYRPVVEFMYPDFMWVAADQVFNQIGKARHMFGGENPVPLVLRTKVAMGSGYGSQHLMDPAGIFATSPGWRIVAPSCPADYIGLMNTALALQDPVLVIEHVDLYADSGEVPVGDLDYCIPLGTAAIRRTGSDVTVISYLNMVKHSLEAVEQTGMDAEVIDLRWLDRASLDWDTIGESIRKTNAVLIVEQGARGTSYGGWLSDEIQRRFFDYLDQPVERVTGGEASPSISRVLERAAIARTEEVVLGLEKIKRGLGGSR comes from the coding sequence ATGGCGAAACAACGACGTTTGGATCCACAGGCTCCCTGGGTGCAGCTCACCACGAGTGCCCAGGACTGGAAGAACGCGGATCCGGCGCTCCTCGCGACGATGCTTGGCCAGCTCCACCTCATCCGTGCCTTCGAAGAAACGGTGCTCGAACTCGCCGGTGAGGGCCTCGTTCACGGACCCGCGCATTCGAGCATCGGCCAGGAGGGTGGCGCGGTCGGCTCGATCGTCGGCCTCGGCTCCGCGGACGCCATCAACGGTTCCCACCGGGGGCACCACCAGTTCCTGGCCAAGGCGGTCAACCACGTCTCCGGCGGCACACTCGACCTCGCCGCGCTCGTCACCGAAGACATCCAGACGGTGCTGCAGCGAACCCTCGCCGAGATCCTCGGTCTCGCCCAGGGCTACTGCCGCGGTCGAGGAGGATCGATGCACCTGCAGTGGTTCGAGGCCGGGGCGCTCGGAACCAACGCGATAGTCGGCGGCGGCGTTCCGCTGGCAGCGGGGAACGCGTGGGCGCAGAAGCACGCCGGCACCGCTGACGTCACGGTCTCCTATTTCGGCGACGGGGCCACCAATATCGGCTCGGTGCTCGAGACGATGAACCTCGCCTCTGCCTGGAAGCTGCCGATCTCCTTCTTCATCGAGAACAACCTCTACGCCGTCTCGACCACCGTGGAGGAGGCCACCGGCGAGCCGCGCCTCTCGGCCCGTGCGCTGGGCTTCGGCATCCCCTCCTGGCGCGTCGACGGCATGGATCCGCTTGCCGTCCACCTCGCCATGAAAGCCGCCGAGGAGATCATGCGTTCCGGAGGCGGTCCGACCGTGATCGAGGCGGAGGTCTACCGCTTCTTCCACCAGAACGGGCCGTACCCGGGGAGCGCATTCGGCTATCGCACCAAGGAGGAAGAGGCGGCTTGGCGCGCCCGAGATCCCCTCGACCGGGTGGCGCGCGAAATGATCGCGCTCGCACAGATCGACGAGCGCGGCGTCGCGTCGGTGCGCGAGCAGGCGCAGTCCGCCATGCGGGATGCGGTGGGGCAGCTGCTCGAGGCCGATCCGGAGACCGCCGGTAAGCGCCGCATTCGTCCGGAGCTCTGGCCCGACGTCGACTTCGTCAACGTGGGTGTGCGCGGTGACGCCAGCGAGCTCGCCGGACTGCGCACCCTCGAGCCGAGTACGGCCACTGCGGCGACTGAGAAGACCAAGTTCGTGGATGCCGTCGCCAGCGTCATGGATCGACGCATGGCCGAAGACGAGCGAATCATCGTGCTCGGAGAAGACGTGCATCGCCTCAACGGAGGCACCAACGGAGCCACCAAGGGTCTCGCCAAGAAGTTCGCCGACCGGGTGCTCGGCACCCCGATCAGCGAGAACGCCTTCGCGGGACTCGGCGGCGGGATGGCCCTCGACGGTCGCTATCGACCCGTCGTGGAATTCATGTACCCCGACTTCATGTGGGTCGCCGCCGACCAGGTGTTCAACCAGATCGGCAAGGCCCGCCACATGTTCGGCGGCGAGAACCCAGTGCCGCTCGTGCTGCGCACCAAGGTCGCCATGGGTTCCGGTTACGGTTCACAGCACCTCATGGACCCGGCCGGGATCTTCGCGACCAGTCCCGGCTGGCGTATCGTGGCGCCGTCGTGCCCTGCCGACTACATCGGCCTGATGAACACGGCGCTCGCCCTGCAGGATCCGGTGCTCGTGATCGAGCATGTCGACCTCTATGCCGACAGCGGCGAGGTTCCCGTCGGTGACCTCGACTACTGCATCCCGCTCGGCACGGCAGCAATTCGGCGCACCGGCAGCGACGTCACGGTGATCAGCTACCTCAATATGGTCAAGCACTCCCTCGAAGCGGTGGAGCAGACCGGGATGGACGCCGAGGTGATCGATCTGCGCTGGCTGGATCGGGCATCCCTCGACTGGGACACCATCGGTGAGAGTATCCGCAAGACGAACGCCGTGCTGATCGTCGAACAGGGCGCTCGCGGCACGTCCTACGGCGGATGGCTCTCCGACGAGATCCAGCGCCGATTCTTCGACTACCTCGACCAGCCGGTCGAACGGGTCACCGGCGGCGAGGCGAGCCCGAGCATCTCCCGAGTGCTCGAGCGCGCGGCGATCGCCCGAACGGAAGAGGTCGTCCTCGGCCTCGAGAAGATCAAGCGTGGACTGGGCGGTAGCCGCTGA
- a CDS encoding pyruvate dehydrogenase complex dihydrolipoamide acetyltransferase: MATIVRMPEVLANATEAAIQGWLVSEGDSIEVGQPLAEIETEKAMVEFNSEVAGVLVRLLVGEGDSVDVGAPIGVIAAPGETDVDVAALLAGENSPTATPSSDTAPPVPDDGATALESEDSHAAAAGDLPSAPPSAAPAIDLRAPASPAPAAAAPASTVPASAAPTSPAPADSDPRRFASPLVRRLARERSLDLGAVVGSGPNGRIVRRDLDGLVAPAVTASAIPAVSAARPVVVAAPASSPATPDSAYGFTDIPHTGMRRAIARRLTESKSSVPHFYVTADCRVDRLLALRAEINATAPRKISVNDFIVKAVAAALLDVPAANATWGEESTRRYEHVDLSVAVSTEGGLLTPVLRGVDSLSLSAISAAIADLAERARAGKLRQQELEGGSFAVSNLGMYGVDEFSAILNPPQSGILAVGAAKQRAVVEDGQLVVGTVMTVTLSADHRVVDGAVAAEWLSAFVRHIENPLSMLI, encoded by the coding sequence ATGGCCACGATCGTGCGGATGCCCGAGGTGCTCGCCAACGCCACGGAAGCCGCGATCCAGGGCTGGCTCGTCTCCGAAGGCGACAGCATCGAGGTGGGTCAGCCGCTCGCCGAGATCGAGACCGAGAAGGCGATGGTGGAGTTTAATTCCGAGGTGGCGGGCGTGCTCGTCCGCCTTCTGGTCGGTGAGGGGGACTCCGTGGACGTCGGAGCCCCGATCGGCGTGATCGCCGCGCCGGGGGAAACGGATGTCGACGTCGCGGCCCTCCTCGCCGGCGAGAATTCTCCGACCGCCACACCGTCGTCCGACACCGCGCCGCCGGTACCGGATGACGGAGCCACCGCGCTCGAGAGTGAGGACTCGCATGCCGCGGCCGCCGGCGATTTGCCGTCTGCTCCGCCCAGCGCTGCCCCCGCGATCGACCTGCGCGCCCCGGCTTCGCCTGCGCCTGCTGCGGCCGCGCCCGCTTCGACTGTGCCCGCTTCGGCCGCGCCTACCTCACCTGCGCCCGCCGATTCCGATCCTCGGCGGTTTGCGAGCCCTCTCGTCCGTCGTCTCGCCCGGGAGCGCTCGCTCGACCTCGGGGCAGTCGTCGGGTCCGGGCCCAACGGACGGATCGTCCGTCGCGACCTCGATGGTCTCGTGGCGCCGGCAGTCACCGCGTCCGCGATCCCCGCGGTGTCGGCCGCCCGCCCGGTGGTGGTCGCTGCCCCGGCCTCATCGCCCGCAACCCCCGATTCGGCGTACGGATTCACGGACATCCCGCACACCGGGATGCGCCGGGCGATAGCGCGACGCCTGACCGAGAGCAAGTCGTCGGTTCCCCACTTCTACGTGACAGCGGACTGCCGGGTCGACCGCCTGCTCGCGCTTCGAGCTGAAATCAACGCCACTGCGCCACGCAAGATCTCGGTCAACGATTTCATCGTGAAGGCCGTCGCCGCGGCGCTCCTCGATGTTCCCGCGGCCAATGCCACCTGGGGAGAGGAATCGACGCGGCGATACGAGCACGTCGACCTCTCGGTGGCGGTCTCCACCGAGGGAGGTCTGCTCACTCCCGTGCTTCGGGGCGTGGACTCCCTCAGCCTGTCGGCGATCAGCGCAGCCATCGCAGACCTCGCAGAGAGGGCGCGAGCAGGCAAGCTGCGCCAGCAGGAGCTCGAGGGCGGCAGCTTTGCCGTCTCGAACCTCGGGATGTACGGTGTGGACGAGTTCTCGGCCATCCTGAACCCGCCACAGTCAGGCATCCTCGCGGTGGGAGCGGCCAAGCAACGAGCCGTGGTGGAGGATGGCCAGCTCGTGGTCGGCACCGTCATGACCGTGACACTCTCGGCGGATCACCGAGTGGTCGACGGCGCGGTCGCGGCCGAGTGGCTCTCCGCCTTCGTGCGGCACATCGAGAACCCGCTCTCGATGCTGATCTGA